One genomic window of Cupriavidus malaysiensis includes the following:
- a CDS encoding YidB family protein produces MGLLDSVLGGVLGQRDAAQAGGGNPKLMLALGLLAMLAARHQGAGEAQAGQAESQGGGLLGSLGGLLGGLTGGNGAAAGGAGAGGLGDLGSLLGGLLGGQAGGAPSESAAAGGIGVLQQVLAQAGLGQQVASWIGTGANQPVSASDLSSALGHTGALASLAQATGMSTDDVAAHLSEGLPELIDKLTPNGQVPPAA; encoded by the coding sequence ATGGGACTACTCGATAGCGTGCTGGGCGGAGTGCTGGGGCAACGTGACGCGGCGCAGGCCGGCGGCGGCAATCCCAAGCTGATGCTGGCGCTGGGCTTGCTGGCGATGCTGGCCGCGCGCCACCAGGGCGCCGGCGAGGCGCAGGCCGGCCAGGCGGAAAGCCAGGGCGGGGGCCTGCTCGGCAGCCTGGGGGGCCTGCTGGGTGGCCTGACCGGCGGCAACGGTGCCGCGGCTGGCGGCGCTGGCGCGGGCGGCCTGGGGGATCTCGGCTCACTGCTGGGCGGGCTGCTCGGCGGCCAGGCCGGCGGCGCACCGAGCGAAAGCGCGGCAGCGGGCGGCATCGGCGTGTTGCAGCAGGTGCTCGCGCAGGCCGGCCTCGGCCAGCAGGTGGCGTCCTGGATCGGCACCGGCGCCAACCAGCCCGTCAGCGCTTCCGACCTGAGCAGCGCGCTGGGCCACACCGGCGCACTCGCCTCGCTGGCACAGGCCACCGGCATGTCGACGGACGATGTCGCCGCTCATCTCAGCGAAGGCCTGCCGGAACTGATCGACAAGCTGACGCCGAACGGCCAGGTACCCCCGGCGGCCTGA
- a CDS encoding barstar family protein, producing the protein MMTDIFGLGDALAAREERGAGDGWQRAQNQARNLYDNVLAMPRPELSHNLPPAAPAAPASAGAVAGAEGANEDAMNLFKTVRPNIVQSIRAFRVPELARAAADLGQHFLYANCAHCASKAEVLETIATAFLFPKHFGKNFDALADCLTDMIYKAGQQPGFVIVLEGLPVAQKFDKEAREVLLDVFRDAAEFWGERKVQFRVFYSFA; encoded by the coding sequence ATGATGACTGACATTTTCGGATTGGGCGACGCCCTTGCCGCCCGCGAAGAGCGCGGCGCCGGAGATGGCTGGCAGCGGGCGCAGAACCAGGCCCGAAATCTTTACGACAACGTGCTGGCGATGCCGCGTCCCGAGCTCTCGCACAACCTCCCCCCTGCTGCCCCGGCAGCGCCCGCCTCCGCGGGCGCCGTGGCCGGCGCCGAGGGCGCCAACGAGGATGCCATGAACCTGTTCAAGACGGTGCGTCCGAACATCGTCCAGTCGATCCGAGCCTTCCGCGTGCCCGAACTCGCCAGGGCGGCGGCGGACCTGGGCCAGCATTTCCTCTATGCCAACTGCGCGCACTGCGCGAGCAAGGCGGAAGTGCTGGAGACGATCGCCACCGCCTTCCTGTTCCCCAAGCATTTCGGCAAGAACTTCGATGCGCTGGCCGACTGCCTGACCGACATGATCTACAAGGCAGGCCAGCAGCCCGGCTTCGTGATCGTGCTGGAGGGCTTGCCGGTGGCGCAGAAGTTCGACAAGGAAGCACGCGAGGTCCTGCTCGACGTGTTCCGCGACGCGGCCGAATTCTGGGGCGAGCGCAAGGTCCAGTTCCGCGTCTTCTATTCCTTCGCCTGA
- a CDS encoding ribonuclease domain-containing protein, with the protein MAKRAACLAGSLALAACLLVQPVLARQQPDTAVGTIAAQELPKEAQRTLERIEAGGPFPYDKDGSRFGNYERVLPAQPRGYYREYTVKSGGRNRGAKRIVCGGDQRAANDCYYTEDHYNSFKRISK; encoded by the coding sequence CTGGCGAAACGGGCGGCATGCCTCGCGGGCAGCCTGGCCCTGGCCGCCTGCCTGCTGGTCCAGCCGGTGCTGGCGCGACAGCAGCCGGACACGGCGGTGGGAACCATCGCCGCGCAGGAACTGCCCAAGGAAGCACAGCGTACCCTGGAGCGGATCGAGGCCGGTGGACCGTTCCCGTATGACAAGGACGGCTCCCGCTTCGGTAACTACGAGCGTGTCCTGCCGGCGCAGCCGCGTGGCTATTACCGCGAGTACACGGTCAAGAGCGGCGGGCGCAACCGGGGTGCCAAACGCATCGTCTGCGGCGGCGACCAGCGTGCCGCCAACGATTGCTACTACACGGAAGACCACTACAACAGCTTCAAACGGATAAGCAAATGA
- a CDS encoding NADP-dependent malic enzyme has protein sequence MTSSQQPTSQDELKQQQREALRKAALEYHEFPTPGKISVTPTKPLSNQRDLALAYSPGVAAACEEIVADPANSFRYTARGNLVGVVTNGTAVLGLGDIGPTASKPVMEGKAGLFKKFAGIDVFDIEIDEKDPEKLVDIIASLEPTFGGINLEDIKAPECFYVERTLRERMKIPVFHDDQHGTAIVVGAAVINGLKVVGKDIAKVKLVASGAGAAALACLDLLVDLGLPVENIWVTDLAGVVYAGRTELMDPEKARFAQKTDKRKLGEVIDGADIFLGLSAAGVLKQDMVQRMADKPLVLALANPNPEIMPELVKEVRPDAVIATGRTDYPNQVNNVLCFPFIFRGALDCGATTITREMEIAVAHAVADLARQEQSDIVASAYGIQDLSFGPEYLIPKPFDPRLIVKIAPAVAEAAMQSGVARRPIEDMDAYRQQLQQFVYHSGTLMKPIYAAARKLEAEKKRIVFAEGEEERVLRAVQVIVDERLANPILVGRPAVLAHRIERFGLRLREGIDFTVVNPENDPRFREYSESYYRMMARQGVTPQYAKLEMRRRTTLIGAMLIKNGEADGMVCGTVSSTAAHLRYIDQVLGCSNTVYAAMNGLVLPGRQIFLVDTHVNIDPSASELAEITLMAADELKRFGIVPKVALLSHSNFGTSEAPSAQKMRQTLAILRERAPDLEVDGEMHGDCALDEKLRNTLVPDGVLKDEANLLVCPNIDSANIAYNLLKVAAGNNVAIGPILLGVKAPAHILTPSATVRRIVNMTALVVADAAAKR, from the coding sequence ATGACCAGTTCCCAGCAGCCCACGTCCCAAGACGAGCTCAAGCAGCAGCAACGCGAGGCGCTGCGCAAAGCCGCGCTCGAGTACCACGAGTTTCCCACCCCGGGCAAGATCTCGGTCACGCCGACCAAGCCGCTATCCAACCAGCGCGACCTGGCGCTGGCCTATTCGCCCGGCGTGGCCGCCGCCTGCGAGGAGATCGTCGCCGATCCCGCCAATTCCTTCCGCTACACCGCGCGCGGCAACCTGGTCGGCGTGGTGACCAACGGTACCGCCGTGCTGGGCCTGGGCGATATCGGCCCGACCGCCTCCAAGCCGGTGATGGAAGGCAAGGCCGGGCTGTTCAAGAAGTTCGCCGGCATCGACGTCTTCGACATCGAGATCGACGAGAAGGACCCTGAAAAGCTGGTCGACATCATCGCCTCGCTGGAGCCGACCTTCGGCGGCATCAACCTGGAAGACATCAAGGCGCCGGAGTGCTTCTACGTGGAGCGTACGCTGCGCGAGCGCATGAAGATCCCCGTCTTCCACGACGACCAGCACGGCACTGCCATCGTGGTCGGCGCCGCGGTGATCAACGGCCTGAAGGTGGTCGGCAAGGACATCGCCAAGGTCAAGCTGGTGGCCTCCGGCGCCGGCGCGGCGGCGCTGGCCTGCCTGGACCTGCTGGTCGACCTGGGCCTGCCGGTCGAGAACATCTGGGTGACAGATCTGGCCGGCGTGGTCTACGCGGGCCGTACCGAGCTGATGGACCCCGAGAAGGCCCGCTTTGCGCAGAAGACCGACAAGCGCAAGCTGGGCGAGGTCATCGACGGGGCCGACATCTTCCTGGGCCTGTCGGCGGCCGGCGTGCTCAAGCAGGACATGGTGCAGCGCATGGCCGACAAGCCGCTGGTGCTGGCACTGGCCAACCCCAATCCGGAAATCATGCCGGAACTGGTCAAGGAGGTGCGTCCCGACGCGGTGATCGCCACCGGCCGCACCGACTATCCGAACCAGGTCAACAACGTCCTGTGTTTCCCCTTCATCTTCCGCGGCGCACTCGATTGCGGCGCCACCACTATCACGCGCGAGATGGAAATCGCGGTCGCGCACGCGGTGGCCGACCTGGCGCGCCAGGAGCAGAGCGACATCGTCGCTTCGGCCTACGGCATCCAGGACCTGTCGTTCGGGCCGGAATACCTGATCCCCAAGCCCTTCGATCCGCGCCTGATCGTCAAGATCGCGCCGGCGGTGGCCGAGGCGGCCATGCAGTCCGGCGTCGCCCGGCGCCCGATCGAGGACATGGATGCCTACCGCCAGCAACTGCAGCAGTTCGTCTACCACTCCGGTACGCTGATGAAGCCGATCTACGCGGCGGCGCGCAAGCTGGAAGCGGAGAAGAAACGCATCGTCTTCGCCGAGGGCGAGGAGGAGCGCGTGCTGCGCGCGGTGCAGGTGATCGTCGATGAGCGGCTGGCCAACCCGATCCTGGTCGGCCGTCCCGCCGTGCTGGCCCATCGCATCGAGCGCTTCGGCCTGCGCCTGCGCGAGGGAATCGACTTCACCGTCGTCAATCCCGAGAACGATCCGCGTTTCCGCGAGTATTCCGAGTCCTACTACCGGATGATGGCGCGCCAGGGCGTCACGCCCCAGTACGCCAAGCTGGAGATGCGCCGCCGTACCACGCTGATCGGCGCCATGCTGATCAAGAATGGCGAGGCCGACGGCATGGTGTGCGGCACCGTCAGCAGCACCGCCGCCCACCTGCGCTACATCGACCAGGTGCTCGGCTGCTCCAATACGGTCTATGCCGCGATGAACGGACTGGTGCTGCCGGGGCGCCAGATCTTCCTGGTCGACACGCACGTCAACATCGATCCGAGCGCCAGTGAACTGGCCGAGATCACGCTGATGGCGGCCGATGAGCTGAAACGCTTCGGCATCGTGCCCAAGGTGGCGCTGCTGTCGCATTCCAACTTCGGCACCTCCGAGGCCCCGTCCGCGCAGAAGATGCGGCAGACGCTGGCGATCCTGCGCGAGCGCGCGCCGGACCTGGAGGTCGATGGCGAGATGCACGGCGATTGCGCGCTCGACGAGAAGCTGCGCAATACGCTGGTGCCGGACGGCGTGCTGAAGGATGAGGCCAACCTGCTGGTCTGCCCGAACATCGACTCGGCCAATATCGCCTACAACCTGCTGAAGGTGGCGGCGGGCAACAATGTGGCGATCGGCCCCATCCTGCTTGGTGTCAAGGCGCCGGCCCACATCCTGACGCCGTCGGCGACGGTGCGCCGCATCGTCAACATGACGGCCCTGGTGGTGGCCGATGCCGCGGCCAAGCGCTAG
- the thiL gene encoding thiamine-phosphate kinase: protein MSDAASAPLSEFELIRRYFTRPAQKAALGVGDDCALLEARPGHLLAISTDMLVSGRHFFPDVSPEALGHKALAVNLSDLAAMGAEPRAFTLALALPEADPDWLAGLARGMLALADAHGCELIGGDTTRGPLNLCLTVFGDVPPQAALRRDAARAGDDIWVSGTLGDARLALGDCRGEWLLPEPEFTQVRERMERPTPRVALGLALRGVAHAALDISDGLLGDLGHILERSQVGALVDVDALPRSTVLAQQPADLQLECLLAGGDDYELCFTAPAGARDAVRAIGRRLELPLARAGSITAEPGLRLVNRWGSPIAYAGRSFDHFAPG from the coding sequence ATGTCCGACGCCGCCAGCGCCCCGCTCTCCGAATTCGAGCTGATCCGACGCTATTTCACCCGCCCCGCGCAGAAGGCGGCACTGGGCGTCGGCGACGACTGCGCCCTGCTCGAGGCACGGCCGGGCCATCTGCTCGCGATCAGTACGGACATGCTGGTCAGCGGGCGGCATTTCTTCCCCGACGTGTCGCCTGAGGCCCTGGGCCACAAGGCGCTGGCGGTCAACCTGTCCGACCTCGCCGCCATGGGCGCCGAGCCGCGCGCCTTCACCCTGGCGCTGGCGCTGCCCGAGGCCGACCCCGACTGGCTGGCCGGGCTGGCGCGCGGCATGCTGGCCCTGGCCGACGCCCACGGCTGCGAGCTGATCGGCGGCGACACCACGCGCGGGCCGCTCAACCTGTGCCTGACCGTGTTCGGCGACGTACCGCCCCAGGCAGCGCTGCGCCGCGACGCTGCCCGCGCCGGCGACGACATCTGGGTGTCCGGCACGCTCGGCGACGCGCGCCTGGCCCTGGGCGACTGCCGCGGCGAATGGCTGCTGCCCGAGCCGGAGTTCACGCAGGTGCGCGAGCGCATGGAACGGCCCACGCCGCGTGTCGCGCTCGGCCTGGCGCTGCGCGGTGTCGCCCATGCCGCACTCGATATTTCCGACGGATTGCTGGGTGACCTCGGCCACATCCTCGAGCGCTCGCAAGTGGGCGCCCTGGTCGATGTCGATGCACTGCCACGTTCCACGGTACTGGCGCAGCAGCCGGCCGACCTGCAGCTCGAATGCCTGCTGGCCGGCGGCGACGACTACGAGCTCTGCTTCACCGCCCCGGCCGGCGCGCGCGACGCGGTGCGCGCCATCGGCAGGCGCCTCGAGCTGCCCCTGGCGCGCGCCGGCTCGATCACCGCCGAGCCCGGACTGCGCCTGGTCAACCGCTGGGGCAGCCCGATCGCTTATGCGGGCAGGAGCTTCGATCATTTCGCGCCGGGCTGA
- a CDS encoding phosphatidylglycerophosphatase A, whose translation MSANPSGPAPRDPAMTLDAGQTAKVMRPTARFMLSHPAHLIAMGFGSGLSPVSPGTVGTLYGWLSYVVISMWVQPFTWLWLIAGGFVLGLWACNRTARDMGVHDHGSMVWDEIVAIWLVLAFVTPTSFWGQFAAFLWFRLFDIAKPAPIGHYDRSLKGPGLRGAFGVMFDDVLAAFYTLLVFAIWRSI comes from the coding sequence ATGTCCGCCAATCCGTCAGGACCCGCGCCCCGCGATCCTGCCATGACCCTCGACGCCGGCCAGACCGCCAAAGTGATGCGTCCGACCGCCCGCTTCATGCTGTCCCACCCCGCCCACCTGATCGCGATGGGCTTCGGTTCGGGACTGTCCCCGGTCAGCCCGGGCACCGTGGGCACGCTGTACGGATGGCTGTCCTACGTCGTCATTTCGATGTGGGTCCAGCCCTTCACCTGGCTGTGGCTGATTGCCGGCGGCTTCGTGCTGGGCCTGTGGGCCTGCAACCGCACGGCCCGGGACATGGGCGTGCACGACCACGGCAGCATGGTCTGGGACGAGATCGTCGCCATCTGGCTGGTGCTGGCCTTCGTCACGCCGACCAGCTTCTGGGGCCAGTTCGCCGCCTTCCTGTGGTTCCGCCTGTTCGACATCGCCAAACCCGCCCCGATCGGCCACTACGACCGCAGCCTCAAGGGTCCCGGCCTGCGCGGCGCCTTCGGCGTCATGTTCGATGACGTGCTGGCTGCCTTCTATACGCTGCTGGTGTTCGCCATCTGGCGCTCGATCTAG
- a CDS encoding CinA family protein, whose translation MPVSRLLEQLAIQAGTVLADRSLMLATAESCTGGLVAAAVTDISGSSGWFERGFVTYSNEAKTTMLGVPAKLIREHGAVSEEVARAMVDGALLNSRAQVALSITGVAGPNGGTPEKPVGMVCFGWSNRVTTIVETQRLRGDRAQVRRQAAEHALRGLIELVRSEA comes from the coding sequence ATGCCCGTCAGCCGCCTGCTCGAACAACTCGCCATCCAGGCAGGAACCGTCCTCGCCGATCGCTCGCTGATGCTCGCCACCGCCGAGTCCTGCACCGGCGGCCTGGTGGCGGCGGCCGTCACAGACATCTCCGGCTCGTCGGGCTGGTTTGAGCGCGGCTTCGTCACCTACTCGAACGAGGCCAAGACGACCATGCTGGGCGTGCCGGCCAAGCTGATCCGCGAACACGGCGCGGTCAGCGAGGAAGTCGCGCGGGCGATGGTGGACGGGGCGCTGCTCAACAGCCGTGCCCAGGTGGCCCTGTCGATCACCGGCGTGGCCGGGCCGAACGGCGGCACGCCGGAAAAGCCGGTGGGCATGGTCTGCTTCGGCTGGAGCAACCGCGTCACCACCATCGTGGAAACCCAGCGCTTGCGCGGCGACCGGGCCCAGGTACGCCGCCAGGCCGCCGAGCACGCGCTGCGCGGCCTGATCGAGCTGGTGCGCAGCGAGGCCTGA
- the pyrF gene encoding orotidine-5'-phosphate decarboxylase has protein sequence MTFTEQLAAAWRRNDSLLCVGLDPDPGKLPLSLTGTGGAIFAFCREIVDATADLVCAFKPQIAYFHSQRAEDQLEQLIHYIHDAHPGIPVVLDAKRGDIGSTAEHYASEAFERYQADAVTVSPYMGFDSMQPYLAYPERGVIVLCRTSNAGGSDVQFLQVDGKPVYQIVAESARERWNTNGQMGLVVGATFPNEIAKVREIVGDMPLLIPGIGAQGGDIEATVKAGRTADGTGMMINSSRAILYASREKDFASAARTVAQQTRDTINRYRHG, from the coding sequence ATGACCTTCACCGAGCAGCTCGCCGCAGCGTGGCGGCGCAATGATTCCCTGCTGTGCGTCGGCCTCGATCCGGATCCGGGCAAGCTGCCGCTTTCCCTGACCGGCACCGGTGGCGCCATCTTCGCCTTCTGCCGCGAGATCGTCGACGCCACGGCCGACCTGGTCTGTGCCTTCAAGCCGCAGATCGCCTACTTCCATTCCCAGCGCGCCGAGGACCAGCTCGAGCAGCTGATCCACTATATCCATGACGCCCACCCCGGCATCCCGGTGGTCCTCGATGCCAAGCGCGGCGACATTGGCTCCACCGCCGAACACTACGCCAGCGAGGCCTTCGAGCGCTACCAGGCTGATGCGGTCACGGTCAGTCCCTACATGGGCTTCGATTCGATGCAGCCCTACCTGGCCTACCCGGAGCGCGGCGTGATCGTGCTGTGCCGCACCTCCAATGCCGGCGGCTCCGACGTGCAGTTCCTGCAGGTGGACGGCAAGCCGGTCTACCAGATCGTGGCCGAGTCCGCGCGCGAGCGTTGGAATACCAATGGTCAGATGGGCCTGGTGGTAGGCGCAACCTTCCCCAACGAGATCGCCAAGGTGCGTGAGATCGTGGGCGATATGCCGCTGCTGATTCCGGGCATCGGCGCCCAGGGCGGCGATATCGAGGCCACCGTCAAGGCGGGCCGCACCGCCGACGGTACCGGCATGATGATCAATTCTTCGCGCGCCATCCTGTATGCCAGCCGCGAGAAGGACTTCGCCAGCGCCGCGCGTACGGTCGCGCAGCAGACGCGCGATACCATCAACCGCTACCGCCACGGCTGA
- a CDS encoding DMT family transporter, with amino-acid sequence MTLDRRGLVLLVLLTVAWGVNWPVMKLGVAHFPPLAFRLLCMAGGVVALGLALRLRGESLRLPRRDWGPVLRLALPNMVIWHLFAICAVKLLSSGRAAILGYTMPIWAVLWGLLLFRERLAAPAWAGIACALSGIALLLSGELATLTGSPAGTLLMLLAAAGWGYGTQLMKRSTLALPVGVLTFWMLVCTLPFLLAGTLLLESGWRLPDAVEWAAIAYNAVVVFAYCHLVWFSLARSLPPAVSSLSVMFIPVVGVFSGMWMLGEQPHWQDYAAVALMLAALASVLLVPLLGTRR; translated from the coding sequence ATGACCCTCGACCGCCGCGGCCTCGTCCTGCTCGTCCTGCTCACCGTCGCCTGGGGCGTCAACTGGCCGGTCATGAAACTGGGCGTGGCGCATTTCCCGCCGCTGGCCTTCCGCCTGCTGTGCATGGCCGGCGGCGTGGTGGCACTGGGCCTGGCCCTGCGGCTGCGCGGGGAGTCCCTGCGGCTGCCGCGGCGGGACTGGGGCCCGGTGCTGCGCCTGGCCCTGCCCAATATGGTGATCTGGCACCTGTTCGCGATCTGCGCGGTCAAGCTGCTGTCGTCCGGGCGCGCCGCCATCCTCGGCTACACCATGCCGATCTGGGCGGTGCTGTGGGGCCTCCTGCTGTTCCGCGAGCGCCTGGCCGCCCCGGCCTGGGCCGGCATTGCCTGCGCGCTGTCGGGCATCGCCCTGCTGCTGTCGGGCGAGCTGGCCACGCTGACGGGCAGCCCGGCCGGCACCCTGCTGATGCTGCTCGCCGCGGCCGGCTGGGGCTACGGCACCCAACTGATGAAGCGCAGCACCCTGGCGCTGCCGGTCGGCGTGCTGACCTTCTGGATGCTGGTCTGCACCCTGCCCTTCCTGCTCGCCGGCACCCTGCTGCTCGAGAGCGGCTGGCGCCTGCCCGATGCCGTCGAATGGGCCGCCATCGCCTACAACGCGGTGGTCGTGTTCGCCTATTGCCACCTCGTCTGGTTTTCGCTGGCGCGCTCGCTGCCGCCCGCCGTGTCCAGCCTGTCGGTGATGTTCATCCCCGTGGTCGGCGTCTTCTCCGGCATGTGGATGCTGGGCGAGCAGCCGCACTGGCAGGACTACGCCGCCGTGGCGCTGATGCTGGCCGCGCTGGCCTCGGTACTGCTGGTGCCGCTGCTCGGCACGCGTCGCTGA
- the corA gene encoding magnesium/cobalt transporter CorA, whose product MINLFVLQKGRLAQEQVDDRNELLQHKPIWIDVVNPDDEELAWIKEAYGVALPELEDLGDLEASARYFEGEDGHLHIRTDFLLDEEDASHNVRVAFVLTRDVLFSIHDEDLPVFRLVRLRARMRPGSVRNAKDVLMDLYATDAEYSADSIEEVYERLEEASRRVLAENVTDAAAADVLETIAREEDLNGRIRRNVMDTRRAVSFLMRSQLLSAEQQDEARQILRDIDSIENHTAFLFDKINFLLDATVGFININQNKIIKLFSVVSVALMPPTLIASIYGMNFKIMPEIDWSLGYPWAIALMAVSAAVPLVYFRRKGWLS is encoded by the coding sequence ATGATCAATCTGTTCGTCCTGCAGAAAGGCCGGCTCGCACAGGAGCAGGTCGACGACCGCAACGAACTGCTGCAGCACAAGCCCATCTGGATCGATGTCGTCAATCCGGACGACGAGGAACTCGCCTGGATCAAGGAAGCCTACGGCGTGGCCCTGCCCGAGCTCGAGGATCTCGGCGACCTGGAAGCCTCGGCACGCTACTTCGAAGGCGAGGACGGCCACCTGCATATCCGTACCGACTTCCTGCTCGACGAGGAAGATGCCTCGCACAACGTGCGCGTGGCCTTCGTGCTGACGCGCGACGTCCTCTTCTCCATCCATGACGAGGACCTGCCGGTGTTCCGCCTGGTGCGCCTGCGCGCCCGCATGCGCCCGGGCTCGGTGCGCAATGCCAAGGACGTGCTGATGGACCTGTACGCGACCGACGCCGAGTACTCGGCCGACTCGATCGAGGAGGTCTACGAGCGGCTGGAAGAGGCCAGCCGGCGCGTGCTGGCGGAGAACGTGACCGATGCCGCCGCCGCCGACGTGCTGGAAACCATTGCGCGCGAGGAAGACCTGAACGGGCGCATCCGCCGCAACGTGATGGACACCCGCCGCGCCGTCTCCTTCCTGATGCGCAGCCAGCTGCTGTCGGCCGAGCAGCAGGACGAGGCGCGCCAGATCCTGCGCGACATCGACTCCATCGAGAACCACACGGCCTTCCTGTTCGACAAGATCAACTTCCTGCTGGATGCCACCGTCGGCTTCATCAATATCAACCAGAACAAGATCATCAAGCTGTTCTCGGTGGTGTCGGTGGCGCTGATGCCGCCCACCCTGATCGCCAGCATCTATGGCATGAACTTCAAGATCATGCCGGAGATCGACTGGTCGCTCGGCTATCCCTGGGCCATCGCCCTGATGGCCGTGTCCGCCGCGGTGCCGCTGGTGTATTTCCGCCGCAAGGGCTGGCTGAGCTGA
- the mtgA gene encoding monofunctional biosynthetic peptidoglycan transglycosylase, translating to MRWLAYLAGCLLAGVLVMQLYFFCQIAAWQVLNPSSTSFMRAERWRLCGARLWGCGIERRWVSYDDISRNLKRAVIASEDADFVNHPGYELDAMLNAWERNKQRGHIVRGGSTITQQLAKNLFLSPEQHYLRKGQELAIAWMLEFWLDKQRIFEIYLNSVEWGEGVFGAEAAAQHYFKTSAARLSVGQAARLAAALPAPKCFDKTQYCANVRVNFKAKAGIIARRMGAATLPD from the coding sequence CTGCGCTGGCTGGCTTACCTGGCCGGCTGCCTGCTGGCCGGCGTGCTGGTCATGCAGCTCTATTTCTTCTGCCAGATCGCGGCCTGGCAGGTTCTCAATCCGTCGAGCACCAGCTTCATGCGCGCCGAGCGCTGGCGGCTCTGCGGCGCCAGGCTGTGGGGCTGTGGCATCGAGCGCCGCTGGGTGTCCTACGACGATATCTCGCGCAACCTCAAGCGCGCGGTGATCGCCAGCGAGGACGCCGACTTCGTCAACCATCCCGGCTACGAGCTCGACGCCATGCTCAATGCCTGGGAGCGCAACAAGCAGCGCGGCCACATCGTGCGCGGCGGCTCCACCATCACCCAGCAACTGGCCAAGAACCTGTTCCTGTCGCCGGAGCAGCACTACCTGCGCAAGGGCCAGGAACTGGCCATCGCCTGGATGCTCGAGTTCTGGCTCGACAAGCAGCGCATCTTCGAGATCTACCTGAACTCGGTGGAGTGGGGCGAGGGAGTGTTCGGCGCCGAGGCCGCGGCCCAGCACTACTTCAAGACCAGCGCGGCGCGGCTGAGCGTGGGCCAGGCCGCCCGGCTGGCGGCGGCGCTGCCGGCGCCCAAGTGCTTCGACAAGACGCAATACTGCGCCAATGTGCGCGTCAACTTCAAGGCCAAGGCCGGCATCATCGCGCGCCGCATGGGCGCCGCCACGCTGCCGGACTGA
- the aroE gene encoding shikimate dehydrogenase has translation MTSSPQDPAASGQTPDRYVVIGNPVAHSRSPAIHAAFARQTGEAIAYDRLEAPLDGFAATVRDFLAQGGHGFNVTVPFKLEAYDLADRLTERAEAAGAVNTMWQEDGLLHGDNTDGVGLVRDIQDNLDVLLEGRRVLLLGAGGAAMGAMLPLIECRPSRIVVANRTAARASDMLEEFVEAADQYGVELWGGGLDALEALAEDEGCEIVINASSSSLHGEVPPVPEWMLGEGVLAYDMMYGAEPTVFLRFAERCGARVSDGLGMLVEQAAEAFYNWRGVRPRTAPVLAELRAALRAEAGR, from the coding sequence ATGACAAGCTCCCCGCAAGATCCGGCCGCATCCGGCCAGACCCCCGATCGCTATGTGGTGATCGGCAACCCCGTCGCGCACAGCCGCTCGCCCGCCATCCATGCCGCCTTTGCCCGGCAGACCGGCGAGGCGATCGCCTACGACCGGCTCGAAGCCCCGCTGGACGGCTTCGCCGCGACCGTGCGCGATTTTCTCGCCCAGGGCGGCCACGGCTTCAATGTGACCGTGCCCTTCAAGCTCGAGGCCTACGACCTGGCCGACCGCCTGACGGAGCGCGCCGAAGCCGCCGGCGCGGTCAACACCATGTGGCAGGAAGACGGCCTGCTGCATGGCGACAACACCGACGGCGTGGGCCTGGTGCGCGATATCCAGGACAACCTCGACGTGCTGCTCGAAGGCCGGCGCGTGCTGCTGCTGGGCGCCGGCGGCGCGGCCATGGGCGCCATGCTGCCGCTGATCGAGTGCCGGCCGTCGCGCATCGTGGTGGCCAACCGTACCGCGGCGCGGGCCAGCGACATGCTGGAAGAATTCGTCGAGGCGGCGGACCAGTACGGCGTCGAGCTGTGGGGCGGCGGCCTGGATGCGCTGGAAGCGCTGGCCGAGGACGAGGGTTGCGAGATCGTCATCAACGCCTCGTCCAGCAGCCTGCACGGCGAGGTGCCGCCGGTGCCCGAGTGGATGCTGGGCGAGGGCGTGCTGGCCTACGACATGATGTACGGCGCCGAACCCACGGTCTTCCTGCGCTTTGCCGAGCGCTGCGGGGCACGTGTCAGCGACGGCCTGGGCATGCTGGTCGAGCAGGCCGCCGAGGCCTTCTACAACTGGCGCGGCGTGCGCCCGCGCACCGCGCCGGTGCTGGCCGAGCTGCGCGCGGCGCTGCGCGCCGAAGCCGGCCGCTGA